From Nocardioides daedukensis, the proteins below share one genomic window:
- a CDS encoding sodium-translocating pyrophosphatase has product MPGIHPAAVDVSGGNLVLVIVVAVIALVALGLAAMFRSEVLAAGEGTDNMKRIALAVQEGANAYLTRQFRTLGIFAAVAFFLLLALPADDMAVRIGRSLFFLVGAGFSAAVGYLGMSLAVQSNLRVAAAANAEGRDPAMKIGFRTGAMVGMLTVGLGLLGASVVVLLYRDEAPHVLEGFGFGAALLAMFMRVGGGIFTKAADVGADLVGKVENNIPEDDPRNAATIADNVGDNVGDCAGMAADLFESYAVTLVAALILGAAAFGDKGLVFPLLIPAVGALTAVAGIYLCKPRPGENGLTTINRAFYISAAIAAVGCTILSFAYLPTSFGELGVSDEVAALDTLAGATSAPDGNPALIAAAAVLIGIVLAAVILALTGYFTGTEHKPVKDVGTTSLTGAATVILSGLSVGFESAVYTTLVIGAAVFGAFLLGSGSLSIALFAVALAGCGLLTTVGVIVAMDTFGPVSDNAQGIAEMSGDVSEEGAQILTELDAVGNTTKAITKGIAIATAVLAASALFGSYIGSAIDAVKDSKLSQEESTDLFTSFFVFSPDVLVGLLIGVAVVFLFSGLAINAVGRAAGAVVYEVRRQFREIPGIMEGTGRPEYGKVVDIVTKDSLRELATPGILAILAPIAVGFGLGVGPLAGFLAGAIGSGTLMAVFLANAGGAWDNAKKLVEDGNHGGKGSPAHEATIIGDTVGDPFKDTAGPAINPLIKVMNLVSLLIVGAIISLNMGENANRPISIAIALVATAIIVVAVWISKRRPVAIEA; this is encoded by the coding sequence ATGCCCGGGATTCACCCCGCAGCTGTGGATGTCTCCGGAGGCAATCTCGTCCTGGTCATCGTCGTCGCCGTGATTGCGCTCGTTGCGCTCGGCCTCGCCGCGATGTTCCGGTCCGAGGTGCTGGCCGCCGGTGAAGGCACCGACAACATGAAGCGGATCGCCCTAGCAGTCCAGGAAGGCGCCAACGCCTACCTGACCCGACAGTTCCGCACCCTCGGCATCTTCGCCGCGGTTGCCTTCTTCCTGCTCCTGGCCCTGCCGGCCGATGACATGGCCGTGAGGATCGGCAGGTCGCTCTTCTTCCTGGTCGGGGCGGGCTTCTCGGCCGCGGTCGGCTACCTGGGCATGTCCCTGGCCGTCCAGTCCAACCTCCGCGTCGCCGCCGCAGCCAACGCCGAGGGCCGTGACCCGGCGATGAAGATCGGCTTCCGTACCGGCGCGATGGTCGGCATGCTGACCGTCGGCCTGGGCCTGCTCGGCGCCAGCGTCGTCGTGCTCCTCTATCGCGACGAGGCACCGCACGTGCTCGAGGGCTTCGGCTTCGGCGCCGCGCTGCTGGCGATGTTCATGCGCGTCGGTGGCGGCATCTTCACCAAGGCCGCCGACGTCGGCGCCGACCTGGTCGGAAAGGTGGAGAACAACATCCCCGAGGACGACCCGCGCAACGCCGCGACCATCGCGGACAACGTGGGCGACAACGTGGGTGACTGCGCCGGAATGGCCGCCGACCTCTTCGAGTCGTACGCCGTGACCCTGGTCGCCGCGCTGATCCTCGGCGCCGCGGCATTCGGCGACAAGGGCCTGGTCTTCCCGCTGTTGATCCCGGCCGTCGGGGCACTCACCGCCGTCGCCGGGATCTATCTGTGCAAGCCGCGCCCGGGCGAGAACGGACTCACCACGATCAACCGGGCCTTCTACATCTCCGCCGCGATCGCCGCGGTGGGATGCACGATCCTGTCCTTCGCCTATCTGCCGACCTCGTTCGGCGAGCTCGGCGTCAGCGACGAGGTCGCAGCCCTCGACACTCTGGCCGGCGCCACCTCCGCGCCCGACGGAAACCCCGCCCTGATCGCCGCAGCCGCGGTGCTGATCGGGATCGTCCTGGCCGCCGTGATCCTCGCCCTCACCGGCTACTTCACCGGCACCGAGCACAAGCCGGTCAAGGACGTCGGGACCACCTCCCTCACCGGTGCGGCAACGGTGATCCTCTCCGGGCTCTCGGTCGGGTTCGAGTCCGCGGTCTACACCACGCTGGTGATCGGCGCGGCCGTCTTCGGGGCGTTCCTGCTCGGCTCCGGCTCGCTCTCGATCGCGCTGTTCGCGGTCGCCCTGGCCGGATGCGGCCTGCTCACCACCGTCGGCGTGATCGTCGCGATGGACACCTTCGGCCCGGTCTCCGACAACGCCCAGGGCATCGCCGAGATGTCGGGCGACGTCAGCGAGGAAGGCGCGCAGATCCTCACCGAGCTCGACGCGGTCGGCAACACGACCAAGGCGATCACCAAGGGCATCGCCATCGCCACGGCGGTGCTCGCGGCGAGCGCCCTGTTCGGCTCCTACATCGGGTCGGCGATCGACGCGGTCAAGGACTCCAAGCTCAGCCAGGAGGAGTCGACGGACCTGTTCACCTCGTTCTTCGTCTTCAGCCCCGACGTCCTGGTCGGGCTGCTGATCGGCGTCGCGGTGGTCTTCCTCTTCTCCGGCCTCGCGATCAACGCCGTCGGCCGGGCTGCCGGGGCGGTGGTCTACGAGGTACGTCGTCAGTTCCGCGAGATCCCCGGAATCATGGAGGGAACGGGTCGACCCGAATATGGCAAGGTCGTCGACATCGTCACCAAGGACTCCCTGCGCGAGCTGGCCACACCCGGCATTCTGGCGATCTTGGCGCCGATCGCGGTCGGGTTCGGACTCGGCGTCGGACCCCTGGCCGGCTTCCTCGCCGGCGCGATCGGCTCCGGCACCCTGATGGCGGTCTTCCTCGCCAACGCCGGTGGTGCCTGGGACAACGCCAAGAAGCTGGTCGAGGACGGCAACCACGGTGGCAAGGGATCGCCGGCCCACGAGGCCACGATCATCGGTGACACCGTCGGCGACCCGTTCAAGGACACCGCGGGTCCCGCGATCAACCCGCTGATCAAGGTGATGAACCTGGTCTCGTTGCTGATCGTCGGGGCGATCATCTCGCTCAACATGGGTGAGAACGCGAACCGGCCGATCTCGATCGCGATCGCCCTGGTGGCCACGGCGATCATCGTGGTCGCGGTCTGGATCTCGAAGCGGCGCCCGGTCGCGATCGAGGCCTGA
- a CDS encoding anti-sigma factor antagonist has product MDLTLVTRDTDGATIVAVEGEIDVYTAPKLRDKITELVGDGVYHIIIDMAAVEFLDSTGLGVLVGGLKKVRAHDGSLQLVCNQERLLKIFRITGLAKVFTIHETAEAATTS; this is encoded by the coding sequence GTGGACCTGACGCTTGTGACGCGCGATACCGATGGCGCCACCATCGTCGCGGTCGAGGGCGAGATCGACGTCTACACCGCGCCCAAACTGCGGGACAAGATCACCGAGCTCGTCGGTGACGGCGTCTACCACATCATCATCGACATGGCCGCGGTCGAGTTCCTCGACTCCACCGGCCTCGGCGTTCTGGTCGGCGGACTGAAGAAGGTGCGCGCCCACGACGGTTCGCTCCAGCTGGTCTGCAACCAGGAGCGCCTCCTCAAGATCTTCCGGATCACCGGACTGGCGAAGGTCTTCACGATCCACGAGACCGCAGAAGCCGCCACCACTTCCTGA
- a CDS encoding DEAD/DEAH box helicase, protein MPAQTTPIRELVTSLATPSRADRLRHLEVLPPRAATHTAWPEWVAPAVREAFEQRGIERPWQHQVEAAQSAYDGQHTVIATGTASGKSLSYQLPALTASLTQRGPRGERGATALYIAPTKALAQDQLASIRDLGLDIRVSTHDGDSSRELRDWSRDHGEYLLTNPDMLHRSMLPGHARWARFWKSLRYVVIDECHHYRGVFGAHVSHVLRRLRRICALYGANPTFVLASATVAEPADLGERLVGAAVTAITHDTSPRGQVGLVLWEPPFTSHLGENGAPVRRAATSEVADLMTDLVVAGVRTLAFVRSRRGAEAVAATSRDLLTEVAPELAGRVAPYRGGYLPEERRAIEQRLRSGELVGLAATNALELGIDISGLDAILLAGFPGTRAALWQQVGRAGRDGQDALGVMVARDDPLDTYLVNHPSALLDRPVEACVFDPTNHYVLGPHLCAAAEESPLVPDDLVLFGPTAPAAVEALTDAGLLRRRGQRWFWTDRRRASDLADIRSTGGSPVQLVEGSTGRVVGTVDAGAAHGTAHTGAVYVHLGETWLVTDFDIEENVSMIERADPPWSTSAREITDIRVAAERLHETWGRCRLSFGEVDVSHQVVSYLKRRIPSGEVMSEEPLDLPVRTLHTSAVWWTVPPGVLSDAGLEEADLPGAAHAAEHASIGLLPLFATCDRWDIGGVSTALHPDTGQLTVFVYDGHPGGAGFSERGFAVAREWLTATREAIVDCACREGCPSCIQSPKCGNQNNPLDKAGAVRLLDVLLAER, encoded by the coding sequence ATGCCTGCCCAGACGACTCCGATCCGGGAGCTCGTCACCTCACTCGCGACGCCCTCCCGCGCCGATCGGCTGCGCCATCTCGAGGTGCTGCCACCCCGTGCCGCAACCCACACCGCCTGGCCCGAGTGGGTGGCCCCGGCGGTCCGCGAGGCCTTCGAGCAGCGAGGCATCGAACGTCCGTGGCAGCACCAGGTCGAGGCCGCGCAGTCGGCGTACGACGGTCAGCACACGGTGATCGCCACCGGCACCGCGTCTGGGAAGTCGCTGTCCTACCAACTGCCTGCCCTCACCGCGAGCCTCACCCAGCGCGGACCTCGCGGTGAGCGGGGTGCCACTGCCCTCTACATCGCACCGACTAAGGCCCTGGCCCAGGACCAGCTCGCCTCGATCCGCGACCTCGGCCTCGACATCCGGGTCAGCACCCATGACGGTGACAGCTCACGCGAGCTGCGCGACTGGTCACGCGACCACGGCGAATACCTGCTCACCAACCCCGACATGCTGCACCGCTCGATGCTTCCGGGCCATGCCCGGTGGGCCCGGTTCTGGAAGTCGTTGCGCTATGTGGTGATCGATGAGTGCCACCACTATCGCGGCGTCTTCGGGGCCCACGTCTCGCACGTGCTGCGCCGGCTGCGCCGGATCTGTGCGCTCTATGGCGCGAACCCCACCTTCGTGCTCGCCTCCGCCACGGTGGCCGAGCCTGCAGACCTCGGCGAGCGCCTCGTCGGCGCCGCCGTCACCGCGATCACCCACGACACCTCCCCTCGCGGCCAGGTGGGACTGGTCCTGTGGGAGCCGCCGTTCACCTCGCACCTCGGTGAGAACGGCGCGCCCGTACGCCGTGCCGCGACGTCGGAGGTCGCCGACCTGATGACCGACCTCGTCGTCGCCGGGGTGCGCACCCTGGCCTTCGTCCGGTCCCGGCGAGGGGCCGAGGCGGTCGCGGCGACGTCGCGAGATCTGCTCACCGAGGTCGCACCCGAGCTGGCCGGGCGGGTGGCGCCCTATCGGGGTGGCTACCTGCCCGAGGAGCGTCGCGCCATCGAGCAACGGCTCCGCTCCGGAGAGCTGGTCGGGCTGGCCGCGACCAACGCGCTCGAGCTGGGCATCGACATCAGCGGACTCGATGCCATCCTGCTCGCGGGATTCCCCGGCACCCGCGCCGCCCTGTGGCAGCAGGTCGGCCGTGCCGGTCGCGACGGCCAGGACGCGCTCGGCGTGATGGTGGCCAGGGACGATCCGCTCGACACCTATCTGGTCAACCACCCTTCGGCGCTGCTCGACCGACCGGTCGAAGCCTGCGTCTTCGATCCCACCAACCACTACGTCCTCGGCCCCCACCTGTGCGCGGCGGCCGAGGAGTCCCCGCTCGTCCCGGACGACCTGGTCCTCTTCGGTCCGACCGCGCCCGCCGCGGTCGAGGCCCTGACCGACGCCGGGCTGCTGCGCCGTCGCGGGCAACGCTGGTTCTGGACCGACCGACGACGGGCCAGCGACCTGGCTGACATCCGCTCCACCGGAGGCTCGCCGGTGCAGCTCGTGGAGGGCAGCACCGGCCGGGTCGTGGGCACTGTCGATGCCGGCGCGGCGCACGGCACGGCGCACACCGGAGCCGTCTACGTCCACCTGGGCGAGACCTGGCTGGTGACCGACTTCGACATCGAGGAGAACGTCTCGATGATCGAGCGCGCGGATCCGCCCTGGTCCACGTCCGCGCGCGAGATCACCGACATCCGCGTCGCCGCCGAACGGCTGCACGAGACCTGGGGTCGGTGCCGCCTCTCCTTCGGTGAGGTCGACGTCTCGCACCAGGTCGTCTCCTACCTGAAGCGGCGGATCCCCTCCGGTGAGGTGATGTCGGAGGAGCCCCTCGACCTGCCGGTCCGGACCCTGCACACCTCGGCGGTCTGGTGGACGGTGCCACCCGGCGTGCTCTCCGATGCCGGGCTCGAAGAGGCCGACCTTCCCGGCGCCGCGCACGCCGCGGAGCATGCGTCGATCGGGCTGCTGCCGCTCTTCGCCACCTGCGACAGGTGGGACATCGGTGGCGTCTCCACGGCGCTGCATCCCGACACCGGCCAGCTGACGGTCTTCGTCTATGACGGCCACCCGGGCGGTGCCGGCTTCTCCGAGCGTGGGTTCGCGGTGGCCCGCGAGTGGCTCACCGCCACCCGCGAGGCGATTGTCGACTGTGCCTGCCGCGAGGGTTGCCCGTCGTGCATCCAGTCCCCCAAGTGCGGCAACCAGAACAACCCACTCGACAAGGCAGGTGCCGTGCGCCTGCTCGACGTACTGCTTGCCGAACGCTGA
- a CDS encoding response regulator — MRIVIADDSLLLREGLQLLLTEAGHDVVASVGDGPSLVKTALEHRPDISIVDVRMPPSHTDEGLRAAVEVRRSWPAAPVMVLSQYVEASYADELLAGGQGAIGYLLKDRVSDIDDFLEALERVADGGTAMDPMVISTLMRRRRDPLESLTPREREVLGLMAQGLSNGSIAEQLTVTLGGVEKHTQRIFAKLGLLPDDSAHRRVLAVLQFLR, encoded by the coding sequence ATGCGGATAGTCATCGCGGACGACTCGCTGCTCCTGCGCGAGGGACTCCAGCTCCTGCTCACCGAGGCCGGCCACGACGTGGTCGCCTCGGTGGGCGACGGGCCGTCCCTGGTCAAGACGGCGCTGGAGCACCGCCCCGACATCAGCATCGTGGACGTTCGGATGCCGCCCTCACACACCGACGAGGGCCTACGTGCGGCGGTCGAAGTGCGCCGCTCCTGGCCTGCGGCGCCGGTGATGGTGCTCTCGCAATATGTGGAGGCGTCCTACGCCGACGAGCTGCTGGCCGGCGGACAGGGCGCGATCGGTTACCTGCTCAAGGACCGGGTCAGCGACATCGACGACTTCCTCGAGGCACTGGAACGGGTAGCCGACGGTGGCACCGCGATGGACCCGATGGTGATCAGCACGCTCATGCGGCGCCGTCGGGATCCGCTCGAGTCCCTCACCCCGCGAGAGCGCGAGGTCCTCGGCCTGATGGCGCAGGGCCTGTCGAATGGCTCGATCGCCGAGCAGCTCACCGTGACCCTGGGCGGCGTGGAGAAGCACACCCAACGGATCTTCGCCAAGCTCGGTCTGCTGCCCGACGACTCCGCCCACCGCCGGGTGCTTGCTGTCCTGCAGTTCCTGCGCTGA
- a CDS encoding sensor histidine kinase — protein MSHSLADQPTEILQVTDDMPTQFEQSSPLGRASEPPSVPPPAPADRAKSAGVPWRRRVLPDTAYNLTALVLAIPAFVLMIAGLSIGGALAITLFGFPVLALTTFVARGFAHVERVRIRRLLFTDAPTPRYHRGPSDAGWLRRAMAPLTDPQSWLDVVWSIVSFVTAIVTFVVTVVWWSVALVGLTYWFWQQWLPNDPEQNETLAELIGLGDGRITESLLNLAIGVVAALTLPLAMRLTALVQSSIGRVMLSSRAELQQEMVHLNDTRDAARAAEAGSLRRLERDIHDGPQQGLVRLTMDLGRARKQMDTDPELARATIEQALRGARETVEELRQLSRGIAPPILVDRGLLPALDELASRSTIPVTTHLAVDGELPPHVETAAYYVASEALTNVAKHSGADRIELTARRENGVLLIEVVDNGTGGAAVAKGHGLAGLDQRVRAADGTLWIDSPVGGPTTVRAEIACG, from the coding sequence ATGAGCCATTCACTTGCCGACCAACCCACCGAGATCCTGCAGGTCACCGACGACATGCCCACCCAGTTCGAGCAGAGCAGCCCCCTTGGGCGGGCTTCCGAGCCCCCATCTGTGCCCCCGCCTGCGCCGGCGGACCGGGCGAAATCGGCAGGGGTCCCGTGGCGGCGGCGAGTCCTGCCCGACACGGCCTACAACCTGACCGCGCTGGTGCTCGCTATCCCCGCGTTCGTGCTGATGATCGCCGGTCTCTCGATCGGGGGCGCGCTGGCAATCACCCTGTTCGGGTTTCCGGTCCTGGCTCTCACCACGTTCGTCGCCAGGGGTTTCGCACACGTGGAACGGGTACGCATCCGGCGATTGCTGTTCACCGACGCCCCGACGCCGCGCTACCACCGGGGGCCTTCGGATGCCGGTTGGTTGCGCCGGGCGATGGCCCCACTGACCGACCCGCAGTCCTGGCTCGACGTCGTCTGGTCGATCGTCAGCTTCGTCACCGCGATCGTCACCTTCGTCGTCACGGTGGTGTGGTGGTCCGTGGCCCTGGTTGGGCTGACCTACTGGTTCTGGCAGCAGTGGCTCCCCAATGACCCCGAGCAGAACGAGACGCTCGCCGAGTTGATCGGTCTCGGTGACGGACGAATCACCGAGAGCCTGCTGAACCTCGCGATCGGCGTCGTCGCGGCCCTCACCCTGCCGCTCGCGATGCGCCTCACCGCCCTGGTCCAGTCGAGCATCGGCCGGGTCATGCTCTCCAGCCGCGCCGAGCTGCAGCAGGAGATGGTTCACCTGAACGACACCCGCGATGCCGCCCGCGCCGCCGAGGCCGGATCGCTGCGCCGGTTGGAGCGCGACATCCACGACGGTCCGCAGCAGGGACTCGTCCGCCTGACCATGGACCTCGGGCGGGCCCGCAAGCAGATGGACACCGACCCCGAGCTCGCCCGCGCCACCATCGAGCAGGCGCTGAGAGGTGCCCGGGAGACGGTCGAAGAGCTGCGCCAGCTCTCCCGAGGCATCGCGCCGCCGATCCTGGTCGACCGCGGTCTGCTGCCTGCGCTCGACGAGCTCGCGTCCCGGTCCACCATTCCGGTCACCACCCATCTCGCTGTCGACGGGGAACTGCCCCCGCACGTCGAGACGGCCGCCTACTACGTTGCCTCCGAGGCGCTGACCAACGTCGCCAAGCACAGTGGCGCCGACCGGATCGAGCTCACCGCGCGCCGGGAGAACGGCGTACTGCTCATCGAGGTCGTCGACAACGGCACCGGCGGTGCGGCCGTCGCCAAGGGCCACGGACTGGCCGGCCTCGACCAGCGGGTCCGTGCGGCCGACGGCACGCTGTGGATCGATTCCCCGGTCGGCGGACCGACAACGGTGCGAGCGGAGATTGCATGCGGATAG
- a CDS encoding Rv3654c family TadE-like protein: MRRRREHRSASEHGAASVVAISLVCVILLLGMASVFITATASAHRAAQSGADLAALAGAATLQSGGDPCAAAAANAGANGVVLVGCLVEGEDVLVRVEVAGPEFLGHSFTTRGNARAGPG, encoded by the coding sequence ATGCGCCGGCGCCGTGAGCACCGCAGCGCGTCCGAGCACGGCGCCGCATCCGTGGTCGCGATCTCGCTGGTGTGCGTGATCCTGTTGCTGGGCATGGCATCGGTGTTCATCACGGCCACCGCATCGGCGCACCGCGCGGCGCAGTCCGGCGCCGACCTGGCCGCCCTGGCCGGTGCAGCCACGCTCCAGTCCGGCGGAGACCCCTGCGCCGCGGCGGCAGCGAATGCCGGTGCCAACGGAGTCGTCCTGGTCGGGTGCCTCGTCGAGGGCGAGGACGTGCTGGTCCGGGTGGAGGTCGCGGGTCCGGAGTTCCTGGGCCATTCCTTCACCACCCGGGGCAATGCGCGCGCCGGACCCGGGTGA
- a CDS encoding TadE family type IV pilus minor pilin: MTAETALALPLLVAVTLAMVWMVAFGVQQMKATDAAREAARAMARGESSEDATELARRVVPRAEVSVSESAGRITVVVVAEVASPVGPFSLGGSTRGEAVALVEESDTGRVDAPAP; the protein is encoded by the coding sequence GTGACGGCGGAGACGGCGCTCGCCCTCCCGCTCCTGGTCGCAGTCACCCTGGCGATGGTCTGGATGGTCGCCTTCGGGGTGCAGCAGATGAAGGCGACCGATGCGGCTCGCGAGGCGGCCCGGGCGATGGCGCGAGGGGAGTCCTCCGAGGACGCCACCGAGCTGGCCCGCCGGGTGGTGCCGCGCGCCGAGGTCTCGGTCAGCGAGTCGGCCGGGAGGATCACAGTCGTGGTCGTGGCCGAGGTGGCCTCGCCCGTCGGGCCGTTCTCGCTGGGTGGCTCCACCCGTGGTGAGGCGGTCGCCCTGGTCGAGGAGAGTGACACAGGACGCGTCGATGCGCCGGCGCCGTGA
- a CDS encoding DUF4244 domain-containing protein, producing MIDRRTSEQGITTAEYAVGTAAGAGLGGVLYQLVTGGFGDQMLQQMFNHALGMLGIG from the coding sequence ATGATCGATCGCAGGACGTCCGAACAGGGCATCACGACAGCGGAGTACGCCGTCGGCACAGCCGCAGGCGCCGGCCTGGGCGGTGTGCTCTACCAGCTGGTCACCGGTGGGTTCGGTGACCAGATGCTGCAGCAGATGTTCAATCACGCACTCGGGATGCTCGGCATCGGATGA
- a CDS encoding type II secretion system F family protein → MSAVLCAVLIALAAAVVWPGRSSPPLDARAAPTARPGESVLVRHRMVLALVSGLAGVTLVGGVVGWVVAAAVSAGVWTTIGRMEPAGVREDRAQAARELPHVIQLLAMVLASGAALPDAVRQVTRALPGPATAALRRSEARLSVGVAPELVWSELARQPGFERVGRALARAHGSGVPVAEVVRRLGVDLAREARADAEDRARTVGVRAALPLGLCLLPAFLLVGIVPVVVASMQAVAW, encoded by the coding sequence ATGAGTGCCGTGCTCTGTGCCGTCCTGATCGCGCTGGCTGCGGCGGTGGTCTGGCCGGGGCGGTCGTCCCCGCCACTCGATGCGCGTGCGGCTCCGACTGCTCGGCCGGGTGAGTCGGTGCTGGTGCGGCACCGGATGGTGCTCGCCCTGGTGTCTGGGTTGGCGGGAGTCACCCTCGTCGGCGGGGTGGTCGGCTGGGTGGTGGCAGCAGCTGTCAGCGCCGGGGTCTGGACCACGATCGGCCGGATGGAGCCGGCCGGGGTCCGCGAGGACAGGGCGCAGGCCGCGCGGGAGCTGCCGCACGTCATTCAGCTGTTGGCGATGGTGCTGGCCTCGGGTGCTGCCCTTCCCGACGCCGTACGCCAGGTGACGCGGGCGCTGCCGGGCCCGGCCACTGCCGCCCTGCGCCGCAGCGAGGCGCGGCTCTCCGTCGGTGTCGCGCCCGAGCTGGTCTGGTCCGAGCTGGCCCGGCAGCCGGGCTTCGAGCGTGTCGGCAGGGCGCTCGCCCGTGCGCACGGTTCCGGGGTGCCGGTGGCAGAGGTCGTACGCCGTCTCGGGGTCGATCTGGCCCGTGAGGCGCGCGCCGACGCGGAGGATCGGGCCCGCACCGTCGGGGTCAGGGCGGCCCTGCCGCTGGGGCTGTGCTTGTTGCCGGCCTTCCTGCTCGTCGGGATCGTGCCTGTGGTGGTGGCCTCGATGCAGGCGGTGGCCTGGTGA
- a CDS encoding type II secretion system F family protein: MTSALVAAGCLVAALFLARPVPRGGRWPGWMLALVAGPALVAVVGVGVLVGAARFIAPAAVLAMLLVGGLLLRRRHRAGTDAAQTATRIQEVCEVLAAELASGRPVGRCLEDAVELWEPMSSVAMTHRLGAPVPDALRVLAGRPGAGDLTLVAAAWQVTQRSGGGLADSLAEVAGTLRERRATRRLVRSELSSARSTARLIAALPVLTLLLGSGTGGDPIGFLLTSPVGLACLAAGVLLTLLGLWWIETIAGSVEAAA, encoded by the coding sequence ATGACCAGCGCACTCGTCGCAGCCGGTTGCCTGGTCGCCGCACTGTTCCTGGCCAGACCGGTGCCGCGCGGCGGCAGATGGCCCGGCTGGATGCTGGCACTCGTGGCCGGGCCGGCGCTGGTCGCCGTGGTCGGGGTCGGTGTGTTGGTTGGGGCCGCCCGGTTCATTGCCCCTGCAGCGGTGCTCGCGATGCTCCTGGTCGGTGGGTTGCTGCTGCGCCGACGCCACCGTGCTGGCACGGATGCAGCGCAGACCGCGACCCGGATCCAGGAGGTCTGTGAGGTGCTCGCCGCCGAGTTGGCGAGTGGGAGACCGGTCGGGCGGTGTCTCGAGGACGCGGTGGAGCTGTGGGAGCCGATGTCATCGGTCGCGATGACGCACCGACTCGGTGCCCCGGTGCCGGATGCCCTGCGTGTTCTCGCGGGGCGGCCGGGTGCCGGTGACCTGACTCTGGTGGCCGCGGCCTGGCAGGTCACCCAGCGCTCGGGCGGTGGCCTGGCCGACTCGCTCGCCGAGGTGGCCGGGACGCTTCGCGAGCGACGGGCGACCCGCAGGCTGGTCCGTTCCGAGCTCTCCTCCGCGCGGTCGACGGCGCGGCTGATCGCGGCACTGCCGGTGCTGACCCTGCTCCTGGGCTCGGGCACGGGCGGCGACCCGATCGGGTTCCTGCTCACCTCGCCGGTGGGCCTGGCGTGCCTGGCCGCTGGGGTGTTGCTGACGCTGCTCGGTCTGTGGTGGATCGAGACGATCGCCGGCTCGGTCGAGGCGGCCGCATGA
- a CDS encoding TadA family conjugal transfer-associated ATPase, with the protein MSAPVPLAPGLVDVIRDRLASTGEQLTPQRVAEALRASGRPVGDETVLAVHEALRSDVLGAGPLDPLLREPGVTDVLVNGPDQVWVDRGAGLEPTGVRFADDAAVRRLAQRLAAGGGRRLDDATPYVDVRLADGTRCHAVLSPLARPGTAISLRVPRPAGWSLDELAAHGAVGRRGAQLLRRIVGSRLSFLVSGGTGTGKTTLLAALLAEVDPAHRLVLVEDSSELRPDHPHVVGLESRTANIEGAGEIPMRTLVRQALRMRPDRLVVGEVRGTEVVDLLAALNTGHEGGCGTIHANSALDVPARVEALALPAGLARDAAHSQFASAIDVVLHLAREGSGPRRLTQVAVPRRGPDGLVSMAPAVSFTSAGGVVEGVALEDLAERLER; encoded by the coding sequence GTGAGTGCTCCGGTGCCCCTCGCGCCCGGGTTGGTCGACGTCATTCGCGACAGGCTGGCCAGCACCGGTGAGCAGCTCACGCCGCAGCGCGTGGCCGAGGCGTTGCGGGCGTCGGGTCGACCGGTCGGGGACGAGACGGTGCTCGCGGTGCATGAGGCCCTGCGCTCGGACGTGCTCGGGGCGGGTCCGCTCGACCCCCTCCTGCGGGAGCCGGGCGTCACCGACGTGCTGGTCAACGGTCCCGACCAGGTCTGGGTCGACCGAGGGGCCGGGCTGGAACCCACCGGCGTCCGGTTCGCCGACGATGCGGCCGTACGCCGTCTCGCGCAGCGGTTGGCGGCCGGTGGTGGTCGCCGTCTCGATGACGCCACCCCCTATGTGGACGTGCGGCTCGCCGACGGCACCCGCTGCCACGCCGTGCTGTCGCCGCTGGCCAGACCCGGAACCGCGATCTCGCTTCGGGTGCCACGCCCGGCCGGCTGGTCGCTGGACGAGCTGGCCGCGCACGGGGCGGTGGGACGGCGCGGTGCCCAGCTGCTGCGCCGGATCGTCGGCAGCCGGCTCTCGTTCCTGGTCTCCGGAGGGACCGGCACCGGAAAGACCACCCTGCTGGCGGCCCTGCTCGCCGAGGTCGATCCGGCGCATCGGCTCGTGCTGGTGGAGGACTCCAGCGAGCTGCGCCCGGACCACCCGCACGTCGTGGGACTCGAGTCACGCACGGCCAACATCGAGGGCGCCGGTGAGATCCCGATGCGGACACTGGTCCGACAGGCGCTGCGGATGCGTCCCGACCGGCTGGTCGTCGGCGAGGTCCGCGGCACCGAGGTGGTCGACCTGCTGGCGGCGTTGAACACCGGCCATGAGGGCGGCTGCGGCACGATCCACGCCAACTCGGCACTCGACGTACCCGCGCGAGTGGAGGCCTTGGCGTTGCCCGCCGGACTGGCCCGCGACGCCGCCCACAGCCAGTTCGCCTCGGCCATCGATGTCGTGCTGCACCTGGCCCGCGAGGGCAGCGGTCCCCGGCGGCTGACCCAGGTCGCCGTACCGCGGCGAGGACCCGATGGCCTGGTGTCGATGGCACCTGCGGTGTCCTTCACCTCCGCCGGCGGTGTCGTCGAGGGAGTCGCGCTCGAGGATCTTGCCGAGCGGCTCGAGCGATGA